From Saccharothrix espanaensis DSM 44229, the proteins below share one genomic window:
- a CDS encoding D-alanyl-D-alanine carboxypeptidase family protein, translating into MRFPASRRPVALVSALCALVAAAALGAPAVGAHVGGHVRAQPPACDNRVPPPAVDTSEQVPPGGVTPSVLPVPEEPIGGEGLGGCGPVLPADAPKLPDGLNAAAWVLADLDSGAVLAGQDPHGRQRPASVIKVLLASVVVKELAGDAKVVATAEDTAQECTCVGLREGAEYTVDQLLQVLMMVSGNDVAHALARKLGGVPAALAKMNALAAEVGALDTRAASPSGLDAPGMSTSAYDMALIFRAALRQPRVAKAMATLTVDFPAADGNGTVVLGSDNRLLSGYEGALGGKTGFTDDARHTFVGAAQRGSRRLVVVLLRGEPQPLRLTEQAALLLDYGFALPATQPVGRLVDGRPTTAKPTPTTPSPAVPAPAGVAGAQEVRDPDAFGTIGLPITIVAGAGLALGLVVFLRKRRARAAQVASATDRQ; encoded by the coding sequence GTGCGTTTTCCCGCCTCCCGACGGCCCGTGGCCCTGGTGTCGGCCCTCTGCGCGCTGGTGGCCGCCGCCGCGCTCGGCGCCCCGGCGGTAGGTGCCCACGTCGGGGGCCACGTGAGGGCCCAGCCCCCGGCCTGCGACAACCGGGTGCCGCCGCCGGCGGTGGACACCTCCGAGCAGGTCCCGCCGGGCGGGGTGACCCCGTCGGTGCTGCCGGTGCCCGAGGAGCCGATCGGCGGCGAGGGGCTCGGCGGCTGCGGCCCGGTGCTGCCCGCCGACGCCCCCAAGCTCCCGGACGGCCTCAACGCCGCCGCGTGGGTGCTGGCCGACCTGGACTCCGGCGCGGTGCTGGCCGGGCAGGACCCGCACGGCCGGCAGCGCCCGGCGTCGGTGATCAAGGTGCTGCTGGCGAGCGTGGTGGTCAAGGAACTCGCGGGCGATGCCAAGGTGGTGGCGACCGCCGAGGACACCGCGCAGGAGTGCACGTGCGTCGGCCTGCGCGAAGGCGCGGAGTACACCGTCGACCAGCTGCTCCAGGTGCTGATGATGGTCTCCGGCAACGACGTCGCCCACGCGCTGGCCCGCAAGCTCGGCGGGGTGCCCGCCGCGCTGGCCAAGATGAACGCGCTGGCCGCCGAGGTGGGCGCGCTGGACACCCGCGCCGCGTCGCCGTCCGGGCTGGACGCCCCCGGCATGAGCACGTCGGCCTACGACATGGCGCTGATCTTCCGGGCCGCGCTGCGCCAGCCCCGGGTCGCCAAGGCGATGGCCACCCTGACCGTCGACTTCCCGGCCGCGGACGGCAACGGAACGGTCGTGCTGGGCAGCGACAACCGGCTGCTGTCCGGCTACGAGGGCGCGCTGGGCGGCAAGACCGGTTTCACCGACGACGCCCGGCACACGTTCGTCGGCGCGGCGCAACGCGGCTCGCGCCGGCTGGTCGTGGTGCTGCTGCGCGGCGAGCCCCAGCCGTTGCGGCTGACCGAGCAGGCCGCGCTGCTGCTGGACTACGGCTTCGCGCTGCCCGCGACGCAGCCGGTCGGCCGGCTGGTCGACGGGCGGCCGACGACCGCGAAACCGACCCCGACCACCCCGTCCCCGGCCGTACCCGCACCGGCGGGGGTGGCCGGCGCGCAGGAGGTCCGCGACCCGGACGCGTTCGGCACCATCGGCCTGCCGATCACGATCGTCGCCGGTGCCGGCCTGGCGCTGGGGCTGGTGGTGTTCCTGCGCAAGCGGCGGGCGCGGGCGGCTCAGGTCGCGTCGGCCACGGACCGCCAGTAG
- a CDS encoding sensor histidine kinase has translation MRAAVLLCASGAAVCQAAPDQRPVVASVVAGLWLWSAVYVRWGGRLLLVDTAVVLALCLSQRWLVPPESLGDSTNWVFAVVSCTVVAQQWLTSAGTGALLTAIVVAAHLTGNFLAAPDGWFDAVPIGLWSLGEAGLSRLLFLLVLQGSRRADRAIAESASARRDAAVAAARRDDEREHLALLHDTAAATLLAVGSRMVGPGEPWLADQAVRDLEVLASQPGFPEGEVDLALLLDEVARHAPVAVRTRSPGPVPVAAVPAAAVGAAVREALTNVGRHAGVDLAEVVLSRADGVVVVEVVDHGRGFAPDAVPAHRRGLARSIGQRMDRVGGRAVVTSAPGAGTLVRLEWPDG, from the coding sequence ATGCGGGCTGCGGTGCTGCTGTGCGCGAGTGGTGCCGCCGTCTGCCAGGCCGCGCCCGATCAGCGGCCGGTGGTGGCGTCGGTGGTCGCCGGGCTCTGGCTGTGGAGCGCGGTGTACGTGCGGTGGGGCGGTCGCCTGCTCCTGGTCGACACGGCCGTGGTCCTGGCGCTGTGCTTGTCACAGCGCTGGCTCGTGCCGCCGGAGTCGTTGGGCGACAGCACGAACTGGGTGTTCGCGGTCGTGTCGTGCACGGTCGTCGCGCAGCAGTGGCTCACCTCAGCGGGCACAGGCGCGCTGCTGACCGCGATCGTCGTGGCCGCCCACCTGACCGGGAACTTCCTGGCCGCGCCGGACGGCTGGTTCGACGCGGTGCCGATCGGCCTGTGGTCGTTGGGCGAGGCGGGCCTGTCGAGACTGCTGTTCCTGCTGGTGCTCCAGGGTTCGCGGCGCGCCGACCGGGCGATCGCGGAGAGCGCCTCGGCCCGCCGGGACGCGGCGGTCGCGGCGGCCCGGCGCGACGACGAGCGCGAACACCTGGCTCTGCTGCACGACACGGCGGCGGCGACCCTGCTGGCGGTCGGGTCGCGGATGGTCGGCCCCGGCGAGCCGTGGCTCGCCGACCAGGCGGTGCGCGACCTGGAAGTGCTCGCCTCGCAACCGGGCTTCCCCGAGGGCGAGGTGGACCTGGCGCTGCTGCTCGACGAGGTCGCGCGGCACGCGCCGGTCGCGGTGCGGACCCGGTCACCGGGCCCCGTGCCGGTGGCCGCGGTGCCCGCCGCCGCGGTGGGCGCCGCGGTGCGCGAGGCGTTGACCAACGTGGGCCGACACGCCGGGGTGGACCTGGCCGAGGTGGTCCTGAGCAGGGCGGACGGGGTGGTGGTCGTGGAAGTCGTGGACCACGGCCGGGGATTCGCGCCGGACGCGGTGCCGGCGCACCGGCGCGGGCTGGCGCGGTCCATCGGGCAGCGGATGGACCGGGTCGGCGGGCGCGCGGTCGTGACCAGTGCGCCCGGCGCGGGCACCCTGGTCCGCCTGGAGTGGCCGGATGGGTGA
- a CDS encoding DUF1684 domain-containing protein, translating into MRCAVSGVVQEQAVGFAERWQEWKREREQRLAEPHGWLALVSLDWLADTPRAYPGLPGVWWQDEDAAHFDPQGADVVHEGAPVTGPLRFELVKSGPTTRVVAGEVEIEVARRGGYLIRVHDPAAPALGAFRGVPSYRPQPEWVLTGTFEPFDEPRPTTVGAVVEGLSHVYTAPGVVRFRHGADEHVLTAFNGTSGGLSILFTDGTSGVTTYAANRSLAVDAPAADGTVVLDFNRAVNLPCAFTDYATCPLPPEGNRLPFDVEAGELTPYERS; encoded by the coding sequence ATGAGGTGCGCGGTGAGCGGTGTGGTCCAGGAACAGGCCGTGGGGTTCGCGGAGCGGTGGCAGGAGTGGAAGCGGGAGCGCGAGCAGCGGCTCGCCGAGCCGCACGGCTGGTTGGCGCTGGTGTCGTTGGACTGGCTGGCGGACACGCCCCGCGCGTACCCCGGCCTGCCCGGCGTCTGGTGGCAGGACGAGGACGCGGCCCACTTCGACCCGCAGGGCGCGGACGTCGTGCACGAGGGCGCGCCGGTCACCGGTCCGCTGCGGTTCGAGCTGGTCAAGAGCGGTCCCACCACCCGGGTGGTGGCCGGTGAGGTGGAGATCGAGGTGGCCCGCCGGGGCGGCTACCTGATCCGGGTGCACGACCCGGCGGCTCCCGCGCTGGGCGCGTTCCGGGGTGTGCCGAGCTACCGGCCGCAGCCGGAGTGGGTGCTCACCGGCACCTTCGAGCCGTTCGACGAGCCGCGCCCGACGACGGTCGGCGCGGTGGTCGAGGGGCTCAGCCACGTCTACACCGCGCCCGGCGTGGTGCGGTTCCGGCACGGGGCGGACGAGCACGTGCTGACGGCGTTCAACGGGACGTCCGGTGGGCTGAGCATCCTGTTCACCGACGGCACCAGCGGCGTCACGACGTACGCGGCGAACCGGTCGCTGGCCGTGGACGCCCCGGCGGCGGACGGCACCGTCGTGCTCGACTTCAACCGCGCGGTGAACCTGCCGTGCGCGTTCACCGACTACGCGACCTGCCCCCTGCCGCCGGAGGGCAACCGCCTGCCGTTCGACGTCGAGGCGGGGGAGCTGACCCCCTACGAACGGTCCTGA
- a CDS encoding VCBS repeat-containing protein, translating to MGDFNGDGTDDVAVWRPSNGTWYVLGLFTVQWGVAGDIPVAADYNGDNITDIAVWRPSNGTWYVRGIDTSVWGVGGDVPVVGDYNGDNRADYAVWRPSNGTWYVRGIATVDWGSGEDIPVVGDYNGDNRADYTVWRPSNGTWYVRGIATVAWGVGGDIPVTGDFNGDNTSDLTVWRPSNGTWYVRGIATVGWGVGGDIPVSGDFNGDNRTDYTVWRPSNGVWYANGLFATAWGVGGDIPV from the coding sequence GTGGGTGACTTCAACGGTGACGGAACGGATGATGTCGCGGTCTGGCGACCGAGCAACGGCACCTGGTACGTGCTGGGCTTGTTCACGGTGCAATGGGGAGTCGCGGGCGACATCCCGGTGGCCGCCGACTACAACGGCGACAACATCACCGACATCGCGGTGTGGCGGCCCAGCAACGGAACCTGGTACGTGCGCGGAATCGACACCTCCGTGTGGGGCGTGGGCGGCGACGTCCCGGTGGTCGGCGACTACAACGGCGACAACCGTGCCGACTACGCGGTGTGGCGGCCGAGCAACGGGACTTGGTACGTGCGCGGCATCGCCACCGTCGACTGGGGCAGCGGTGAGGACATCCCGGTCGTGGGCGACTACAACGGCGACAACCGCGCCGATTACACGGTGTGGCGGCCGAGCAACGGGACCTGGTACGTGCGCGGCATCGCCACGGTGGCCTGGGGCGTGGGCGGCGACATCCCGGTGACCGGTGATTTCAACGGCGACAACACCTCGGATCTGACCGTGTGGCGGCCGAGCAACGGCACCTGGTACGTGCGCGGCATCGCCACTGTCGGTTGGGGTGTCGGCGGCGACATCCCCGTTTCCGGTGATTTCAACGGCGACAACCGCACCGACTACACGGTGTGGCGACCCAGTAACGGCGTCTGGTACGCGAACGGCCTGTTCGCCACCGCCTGGGGCGTCGGCGGGGACATCCCGGTGTGA
- a CDS encoding ABC transporter permease, translating into MRRTVLAGLRARVARLVLSSTAIVLGVAFVTGSLVLADAAQAGLRDAYAKAARNVDVSVTIATGAYRPDHPLDRRTVDAVRAVPGVAAAEGRESAAVPLVDPKGKAVTAVVVALPADEPLRPFDRAEGRYPGDDTEVALDVDTAAKSGYALGQRVTLLGTDDREREFTLVGTFRPAVTSGELAAGTELVVLPGALRAVAPDRGFTEVVARAEPGTDQRRLAAAVAAALDRADLAVATGEESIAALVRQTAPQSGGFTRFLTAFSVVALLVAAMVIANTFTILVSQRTRELALLRCVGAGRRQVFASVLAEAGVLGLVASALGLLGGLGVSALLQVGISSFSSRGADFTVHLPVSWRTVAVAFAVGVLVTLLAAVLPARKATRVPPIAALRTAPDEASSGRIGRARVVTAAVSAVAGVVAAVIGVRTGDQEGAVFATVASAALLGAVLVLGPLLVGPVIGALGALPRALFGVPAKLAAANAHRNPRRTAATTAALTIGLAVVTLVTSVAAAVQNSADRTVEAQFPSDYTISSAVHSRPLTDPLVDGLARLPQVAVAAPRDMVSADVGSTPAQLTAVRGDAIGTAVRPALLSGALDRLGPGELALSRELAEQTGLAVGDTVPTTSYGDERVTRELKVVAVYDKTDGLDLGLVELGTWRQLRPEATGYAEILVKLKPGVSAAQGREAVDRAAAASPLAQVESSAEARERSGEGVRRMLTFLWALVGLAMLIAVFGIANTLSLSVLERTRESALLRALGLTRGQLRGMLVVESLLMALMGALIGTALGVGSAWLLTGAVATPTQPLDFTVPFGQVGAMVAVAAVAAVLAALVPARRAARTALVAGLGDG; encoded by the coding sequence ATGCGGCGCACGGTCCTGGCCGGGCTGCGCGCCCGCGTCGCACGCCTGGTGCTGTCGTCGACGGCGATCGTGCTGGGTGTCGCGTTCGTCACGGGCTCGCTGGTGCTGGCCGACGCGGCGCAGGCCGGTCTGCGCGACGCCTACGCCAAGGCCGCGCGCAACGTCGACGTCTCGGTGACCATCGCCACCGGCGCGTACCGCCCGGACCACCCGTTGGACCGCCGCACGGTGGACGCGGTGCGGGCGGTGCCGGGTGTGGCGGCGGCCGAGGGGCGCGAGTCGGCGGCGGTGCCGCTGGTCGACCCGAAGGGCAAAGCCGTCACCGCGGTCGTCGTGGCGCTGCCCGCCGACGAGCCGCTGCGGCCGTTCGACCGGGCAGAGGGGCGCTACCCCGGCGACGACACCGAGGTGGCGTTGGACGTGGACACCGCCGCCAAGTCCGGGTACGCGCTCGGACAGCGCGTCACGCTGCTGGGCACCGACGACCGGGAGCGGGAGTTCACGCTGGTCGGCACGTTCCGGCCGGCGGTGACCAGCGGGGAACTGGCGGCCGGCACCGAACTGGTCGTGCTGCCCGGTGCGCTGCGCGCCGTCGCGCCGGACCGGGGGTTCACCGAGGTGGTGGCGCGCGCCGAACCGGGCACGGACCAGCGGCGGCTGGCCGCGGCCGTCGCCGCCGCGCTCGACCGCGCCGACCTCGCCGTGGCCACCGGGGAGGAGTCGATCGCGGCGCTGGTGCGGCAGACCGCGCCCCAGTCGGGCGGCTTCACCCGGTTCCTGACCGCGTTCTCGGTGGTCGCGCTGCTCGTAGCGGCGATGGTCATCGCGAACACGTTCACCATCCTGGTCTCGCAGCGGACCCGGGAGCTGGCGCTGCTGCGGTGCGTCGGCGCGGGGCGCCGGCAGGTCTTCGCCAGCGTGCTGGCCGAGGCGGGTGTCCTGGGGCTGGTCGCGTCGGCGCTCGGCCTGCTCGGCGGGCTGGGGGTCTCGGCGCTGCTCCAGGTCGGCATCAGCTCGTTCAGCTCGCGCGGCGCGGACTTCACCGTCCACCTGCCGGTGTCCTGGCGGACGGTGGCCGTCGCGTTCGCGGTCGGGGTGCTGGTCACGCTGCTGGCGGCGGTGCTGCCGGCGCGCAAGGCCACCCGCGTGCCGCCGATCGCGGCCTTGCGCACGGCACCGGACGAGGCATCGAGCGGCCGGATCGGGCGGGCCCGGGTCGTGACGGCGGCGGTGTCGGCGGTCGCCGGGGTGGTCGCAGCGGTGATCGGGGTGCGAACCGGCGACCAGGAGGGCGCGGTGTTCGCCACCGTCGCGTCGGCCGCGCTGCTCGGCGCGGTGCTGGTGCTCGGGCCGCTGCTGGTCGGCCCGGTCATCGGCGCGCTCGGTGCGCTCCCCCGCGCCCTGTTCGGGGTGCCGGCCAAGCTCGCCGCGGCCAACGCCCACCGCAACCCCCGGCGGACCGCCGCCACGACCGCCGCGCTGACCATCGGCCTGGCCGTCGTCACGCTGGTGACCAGCGTCGCCGCGGCCGTGCAGAACAGCGCCGACCGCACGGTCGAAGCGCAGTTCCCGTCCGACTACACGATCTCCAGCGCCGTCCACAGCCGACCGCTGACCGATCCGCTGGTCGACGGCCTCGCACGCCTGCCGCAGGTGGCCGTGGCCGCGCCGCGCGACATGGTCAGCGCCGACGTGGGCAGCACGCCCGCCCAGCTCACCGCCGTGCGCGGCGACGCGATCGGCACCGCGGTCCGGCCCGCGCTGCTCAGCGGGGCACTGGACCGGCTGGGGCCGGGTGAGCTGGCGCTGAGCCGGGAACTGGCCGAGCAGACCGGGCTGGCGGTCGGTGACACGGTGCCCACCACGTCCTACGGCGACGAGCGGGTGACGCGGGAGCTGAAGGTCGTCGCGGTGTACGACAAGACCGACGGGCTGGACCTCGGGCTGGTCGAACTGGGCACCTGGCGGCAGTTGCGGCCCGAGGCGACCGGGTACGCCGAGATCCTGGTCAAGCTCAAGCCCGGGGTGTCGGCCGCGCAGGGCCGGGAGGCCGTCGACCGGGCCGCCGCGGCGTCACCGCTGGCACAGGTGGAGAGCTCGGCCGAGGCCCGGGAGCGCAGCGGTGAAGGCGTCCGGCGGATGTTGACCTTCCTCTGGGCGCTGGTCGGCCTGGCCATGCTCATCGCGGTGTTCGGCATCGCCAACACGCTGTCGCTGTCGGTGCTGGAACGCACCCGTGAGTCCGCGCTGCTGCGGGCGCTGGGACTGACCCGGGGTCAGCTGCGCGGGATGTTGGTGGTCGAGTCGCTGCTGATGGCCCTGATGGGCGCGCTGATCGGGACGGCGCTCGGCGTCGGCTCGGCGTGGCTGCTCACCGGGGCGGTCGCCACCCCCACCCAACCGCTGGACTTCACCGTCCCCTTCGGCCAGGTCGGCGCGATGGTGGCGGTGGCGGCGGTCGCAGCGGTACTCGCGGCACTCGTCCCGGCCCGACGGGCGGCACGCACGGCGCTCGTTGCCGGGCTCGGGGACGGCTGA
- a CDS encoding ABC transporter ATP-binding protein, which produces MVELVSTPRPAGVRTAVTARNLVKVYGRGNAAVRALDGVDVSFEAGRFTAIMGPSGSGKSTLMHCLAGLDAADSGTVHLGGTELTGRSDRELTRLRRDRIGFVFQAFNLLPTLTAEANVLLGLELAGREPDRAWFDTVVAALGLRDRLRHKPAELSGGQQQRVACARALVARPDVVFADEPTGNLDSRAGAEVLGFLRTSVRDLGQTVIMVTHDPVAASYADRVVLLADGRLAGQVERPTADSVLTALKNLGNV; this is translated from the coding sequence ATGGTGGAACTGGTGTCGACACCCCGGCCGGCGGGCGTGCGCACCGCTGTGACCGCCCGGAACCTGGTGAAGGTGTACGGGAGGGGCAACGCCGCGGTCCGCGCGCTCGACGGTGTCGACGTGTCGTTCGAGGCCGGTCGGTTCACCGCGATCATGGGGCCGTCCGGCTCCGGCAAGTCGACCCTGATGCACTGCCTGGCCGGGCTGGACGCGGCCGACTCCGGCACGGTCCACCTCGGAGGGACCGAGCTGACCGGCCGGTCCGACCGGGAGCTGACGCGACTGCGCCGCGACCGGATCGGGTTCGTGTTCCAGGCGTTCAACCTGCTGCCCACGCTGACCGCGGAGGCGAACGTGCTGCTGGGACTGGAGCTGGCCGGGCGCGAGCCGGATCGAGCCTGGTTCGACACCGTCGTGGCCGCGCTGGGCCTGCGGGACCGGTTGCGGCACAAGCCGGCCGAGCTGTCCGGCGGCCAGCAGCAGCGGGTGGCGTGCGCACGGGCGCTGGTGGCCCGGCCCGATGTGGTGTTCGCCGACGAACCCACCGGCAACCTCGACTCCCGGGCGGGTGCCGAGGTGCTCGGGTTCCTGCGCACGTCGGTGCGCGACCTCGGGCAGACCGTGATCATGGTGACGCACGACCCGGTCGCCGCCTCCTACGCCGACCGCGTCGTGCTGCTGGCCGACGGCCGGCTCGCGGGCCAGGTCGAACGGCCGACCGCCGACTCCGTGCTGACCGCGCTGAAGAACCTCGGGAACGTCTGA
- a CDS encoding response regulator transcription factor, which produces MRVLVVEDERRLAETLQWGLEADGYAVDLAHDGGEGLRLAQEHPYQAIVLDIMLPVLNGYRVCAELRRLGVTTPILMLTAKNGEYDEVEALDTGADDFLRKPFSYPVLTARLRALLRRGAAGREPVITVGDLVVDPGRRTCRRAGEPIALTAKEFAVLECLARHAGQVVSKTDILDQVWDMAYQGDPNIVEVYVSALRRKVDAPFGRRTIGTVRGVGYRLVADA; this is translated from the coding sequence GTGCGGGTGCTGGTGGTCGAGGACGAGCGGCGGCTGGCCGAGACGCTCCAGTGGGGGTTGGAGGCGGACGGTTACGCCGTGGACCTCGCGCACGACGGCGGCGAGGGCCTGCGGCTGGCCCAGGAGCACCCGTACCAGGCGATCGTGCTGGACATCATGCTCCCGGTGCTCAACGGCTACCGGGTGTGCGCGGAGCTGCGCCGGCTCGGCGTGACCACGCCGATCCTCATGCTCACCGCCAAGAACGGCGAGTACGACGAGGTCGAGGCGCTGGACACCGGGGCCGACGACTTCCTGCGCAAGCCCTTCTCCTACCCGGTGCTCACCGCGCGGCTGCGGGCGCTGCTGCGGCGCGGGGCGGCCGGGCGCGAGCCGGTCATCACGGTCGGGGACCTGGTGGTCGACCCGGGCCGGCGGACCTGCCGGCGGGCCGGCGAGCCGATCGCGTTGACCGCCAAGGAGTTCGCGGTGCTGGAGTGCCTCGCGCGGCACGCCGGGCAGGTGGTGTCCAAAACGGACATCCTCGACCAGGTCTGGGACATGGCCTACCAGGGCGACCCGAACATCGTGGAGGTCTACGTGAGCGCGTTGCGCCGCAAGGTGGACGCGCCGTTCGGCCGCCGCACGATCGGCACCGTGCGCGGCGTGGGCTACCGGCTGGTCGCCGATGCCTAG
- a CDS encoding response regulator, translating to MASGGLTTVVVVDDHPAIVSGLEAWCAAADPPVHVLDSGATPAVAWTDPGLAADVIVFDLHLSGQVPAYADLRRLVDAGRRVVVYTMREDRDTILVCLDLGAFAYLAKTEGPDHLVHAIRAAGRDQPYTPPAMARAISTDTRPERPRLTPRETDVLVNWFACESKEMVGRKLGLSVRTVNSYIDRVRIRYANAGRPAPTKAALVARAIQDGLVRLDEL from the coding sequence GTGGCGAGTGGGGGACTGACCACGGTGGTGGTCGTGGACGACCACCCCGCGATCGTGTCCGGGCTGGAGGCGTGGTGCGCCGCCGCCGACCCGCCGGTCCACGTGCTGGACTCCGGCGCGACCCCGGCGGTGGCGTGGACCGACCCCGGGCTGGCGGCCGACGTGATCGTGTTCGACCTGCACCTGAGCGGCCAGGTGCCGGCCTACGCGGACCTGCGGCGGCTGGTCGACGCCGGCCGGCGGGTGGTCGTCTACACCATGCGGGAGGACCGCGACACCATCCTGGTGTGCCTGGACCTGGGCGCGTTCGCCTACCTGGCCAAGACCGAGGGGCCCGACCACCTGGTGCACGCGATCCGCGCGGCCGGCCGCGACCAGCCGTACACGCCGCCGGCGATGGCGCGGGCGATCAGCACCGACACCCGCCCGGAGCGGCCCCGGCTGACCCCGCGCGAGACCGACGTGCTGGTGAACTGGTTCGCCTGCGAGTCCAAGGAGATGGTCGGCCGCAAGCTCGGCCTCTCGGTGCGGACGGTGAACAGCTACATCGACCGCGTCCGGATCCGCTACGCCAACGCGGGGCGGCCCGCCCCGACGAAGGCCGCGCTGGTCGCCCGCGCGATCCAGGACGGCCTGGTGCGGCTGGACGAGCTGTAG
- a CDS encoding helix-turn-helix domain-containing protein: MSQTELERGVLGRAFTLLDALVIHPDGAGPTWIAHYCGIPKATTHRLLQQLEALGVVERSEGLYRLGSQVFRLGQAWEPYPHLLAAARRPLHDLAAATRCSAVLTVRCRREDLIAATSIVRPEDVLLLRPGGTVPHDLDFIAGPVLTPTGRQVGVVGAAAPDLRRRDFFGDAVRHAARAVSAALGRAPNPVG, encoded by the coding sequence ATGAGCCAGACGGAGTTGGAACGTGGCGTGCTCGGCCGGGCGTTCACCCTGTTGGACGCACTGGTGATCCATCCGGATGGAGCCGGACCGACCTGGATCGCACATTATTGCGGAATACCCAAAGCCACCACCCACCGGTTGCTGCAACAACTCGAAGCGCTGGGCGTGGTCGAGCGGTCCGAGGGCCTGTACCGGCTGGGCTCGCAGGTGTTCCGGCTCGGCCAGGCGTGGGAGCCCTACCCGCACCTGCTGGCCGCGGCCCGGCGGCCGCTGCACGACCTCGCCGCGGCCACCAGGTGCAGCGCCGTGCTCACCGTGCGCTGCCGGCGGGAGGACCTGATCGCGGCCACCAGCATCGTCCGACCCGAGGACGTGCTGCTGCTCAGACCCGGCGGCACCGTGCCGCACGACCTCGACTTCATCGCCGGCCCGGTGCTCACGCCGACCGGGCGGCAGGTCGGCGTGGTCGGGGCCGCCGCGCCCGATCTGCGCCGCCGCGACTTCTTCGGCGACGCCGTCCGGCACGCCGCGCGGGCCGTGAGCGCCGCGCTCGGCCGCGCGCCCAACCCCGTCGGGTGA
- a CDS encoding ATP-binding protein, whose product MSLRASAALAAGLACAGVFGLGGLAARAVVYNGQLRAAESTAGAELGRVVDSLRSGRPPAAAGGGLSGDALFEIVTDTGEVVVRSAALARLDPARGALPPAPAGAPADWSTRTTTDLRPGEHPDWREYRSYTVLGAVARDVPAALVEPLGRAASTPWDGLAGTDDARRYRLTAYLFVLPWDAQSAMRGVSQLLLHAVPLAVLFVMVVAWLATGRTLRPVEAIRREMAEIGEHALDRRVPVPPSRDEVSRLADTTNATLDRLEQAHRRQQRFVADASHELRSPLANLRAGLEVALVHADRADWPRTASRALGDVQRLQDLVADLLLLAESEAGDPVPPVEVDLAVLAHEQAAERGPLVRCSAEGEVLVRGRLVRLDRLLRNLLDNAERHARSQVTVRVRAAGSEAVVEVLDDGPGIPPEERERVFERFTRLDDARARDTGGSGLGLAIARGIAWRHGGTLRVADSDTGALLVATLPLLTDHPAETSPRA is encoded by the coding sequence GTGTCGCTGCGCGCGAGCGCGGCGCTGGCCGCCGGACTGGCGTGCGCGGGCGTGTTCGGGCTCGGTGGCCTCGCGGCGCGGGCCGTGGTCTACAACGGACAGCTCCGGGCGGCGGAGAGCACCGCCGGCGCGGAACTCGGTCGGGTGGTCGACTCGTTGCGGTCGGGCCGGCCGCCCGCGGCCGCCGGCGGCGGCCTCAGCGGTGACGCGCTGTTCGAGATCGTCACCGACACCGGCGAGGTCGTCGTGCGCAGTGCCGCCCTGGCCCGGCTGGACCCGGCCCGGGGTGCGCTGCCGCCGGCCCCGGCGGGCGCGCCGGCGGACTGGAGCACGCGCACGACCACCGACCTGCGGCCGGGCGAGCACCCGGACTGGCGGGAGTACCGCTCGTACACGGTGCTGGGCGCGGTGGCGCGGGACGTGCCCGCCGCGCTGGTCGAACCGCTGGGCCGGGCCGCGTCGACCCCGTGGGACGGCCTCGCCGGCACCGACGACGCCCGCCGCTACCGGCTCACCGCCTACCTGTTCGTGCTGCCCTGGGACGCGCAGTCGGCGATGCGCGGGGTCAGCCAGCTGCTGCTGCACGCCGTCCCGTTGGCGGTGCTGTTCGTGATGGTGGTCGCGTGGCTGGCGACCGGGCGCACGTTGCGGCCGGTCGAGGCGATCCGGCGGGAGATGGCCGAGATCGGCGAGCACGCGCTGGACCGCCGGGTGCCGGTGCCGCCCTCCCGTGACGAGGTGTCCCGGCTCGCGGACACCACCAACGCCACGCTGGACCGGCTGGAACAGGCGCACCGCCGGCAGCAGCGGTTCGTCGCCGACGCCAGTCACGAGCTGCGCAGCCCGCTGGCGAACCTGCGGGCCGGGCTGGAGGTCGCGCTGGTGCACGCCGACCGCGCCGACTGGCCGCGCACCGCGAGCCGCGCGCTGGGCGACGTCCAACGCCTCCAAGACCTCGTCGCGGACCTGCTGCTGCTGGCCGAGAGCGAGGCGGGCGACCCGGTGCCGCCGGTCGAGGTCGACCTCGCGGTGCTCGCCCACGAGCAGGCCGCCGAACGCGGTCCGCTCGTGCGGTGCTCCGCCGAGGGGGAGGTGCTCGTGCGCGGCCGGCTGGTGCGGTTGGACCGGTTGCTGCGCAACCTCCTGGACAACGCCGAGCGGCACGCCCGCTCGCAGGTCACCGTCCGGGTCCGGGCAGCGGGGTCGGAGGCCGTGGTCGAGGTGCTGGACGACGGCCCCGGCATCCCGCCCGAGGAGCGCGAGCGGGTGTTCGAGCGGTTCACCAGGCTGGACGACGCCCGCGCCCGGGACACCGGCGGGTCGGGACTGGGCCTGGCCATCGCGCGCGGGATCGCGTGGCGGCACGGCGGGACGCTGCGGGTGGCCGACAGCGACACCGGCGCCCTGCTGGTGGCCACGCTGCCGTTGCTAACGGATCACCCCGCCGAAACGAGTCCACGTGCGTGA